Proteins co-encoded in one Listeria ivanovii subsp. ivanovii genomic window:
- a CDS encoding YjzD family protein → MRYVVTVFWIFVLSLMAEFVLSSMLYVPFDMTRALVLGVGLSFFIILITFLMPKDSEVYDFK, encoded by the coding sequence ATGCGTTACGTGGTGACTGTATTTTGGATATTCGTCCTTTCTTTAATGGCAGAATTTGTTCTTTCTTCCATGTTATATGTACCTTTTGATATGACACGAGCTCTTGTTTTAGGGGTAGGCCTATCCTTCTTCATTATTTTAATCACTTTCTTAATGCCTAAAGATAGCGAAGTTTACGACTTTAAGTAA